The sequence below is a genomic window from Streptomyces sudanensis.
CCGGCCGGGTGAAGAACTGGAGGCAGGTCGGGGGCGCCGACGAACCTGTCCACCTGATCAACCGCGAACCCGACTCGGGCACCCGCAGCGCTCTCGTGGCCAAGCTCCTGAACGGCAGGCAGCCGCCCCAGTTCACCGAGCCCCACTGCGCGTCCCTGAAAACGGACCGGTACGGGAACTGCGAGGTCGGTGAGACGTCCGTCGTGCTGGAGCAGGTGGCGTCGAGGCCCGGGGCCATCGGCTACAGCGAGGCCACGGAAGTCGACGGCAGCAAACACGCCGATGAACTCGTCAAGCTGAGGATCGACGGCAGGAAACCGACGGCGGAAGGCGTGGAGGATGCCAACTACCCCTACTGGCAAACCGAGTTCGCCTACACCTATGGCGAGCCCCCGGCCGGTTCCATAGCGGCGTCCTTCCTGAACTACCTCACCCAGCAGACCGGCCGCGACATCCTGCGCCAGCACGGCCACGCCCTGTGCTCCGAGACGAAGAACCCGGGGGAGTGCCAACCGGTCTGACTCTCCGCCGGGAACCGCAGCCATCGCCGCACACCGGGTGCACGAGGAATTCCCGGGACCGTCGAACAGGCGGGCACCCGGCGCAGTAGGGTCCCGCCCATGGCCAAGGTGAACATCGTCCTCGACGCCGAACTCGTCGTGGAAGTCATGGTGCTGGCAGGTGTCGGCAGCCCGCAGGACGCCGTCGAACTGGTCGTCCGCGACTACATCGAGCGGGGGCACCGCACCGAGGCGCGCGTGGTGCCCCGCGAGGACGACCCGCGCCGTCCCGAGACCGGACAGCGGGAACAGGGCTGACCGTCCCTGCCCGGCCGAGCGGCCCCGGCCCGCCCCGCCCCGCCCCGGCGACCGGAACGCGGACACGGGCCGGGCACCGGCACGGACGCGCCACCGGATGCCCCCTTGCCCGCGGTACGTGACCCGGCGCGCCCCCGTACGCGGGTGGCGGCGCGGTGCGCCGGGCGCGACGGGCGCACCGGCCGGCACGTACCGTGCGGGCGGCCGGGCGCACGGGGCGGCCCGGGCGCCGCGCGCCACCGGGGAGGGCCGCGGCGGGACGCGGTAAAGGGTTTGCCGACGCCGCGGGGGTGTGCCACCGTTCCGCCCGGAACGGCAGTGGATCACTGCCGGTGGACGGATCGCCCCGGGGCCTCCCCGCACGGGCGACGACGAAGAGACTCGAGGGCCGACCCTTGGACGAGCAGTACGCAGACGAGTGCCGTCGGGCACTGGCCGCGGAGCAGGCCCGGAGCCTTTCCCAGACCAACGACTGGGAGCACGTGGACAGGGACCGGGTCCACCGGGACTGGGACACCCTCTACAGGGAGATCGCCGCCCGCCTGGACGACTCGCTGCCGACCGACCCCCACATCCAGGAACTCGTCGGCAGGCACTTCGAGATAGCGTCCCGCTTCTACACCCCCTCCCGGGAGGCGTACGTCGGCATGGCCCTCCTGTACGCGGAGGACGCCCCCATGAGGGAGTTCCACAACTCCTACCACCCCCGGATGGTCGGGTTCCTCGGCGAGGCGATGGAGGCGTACGCCGAGCGGGGCGCCGGATTCGCCGCGTAGGACCGGGCGCGCCGGCGCCGTCCGGCCCGGCCCCTCACCCCCTTCCGCCGGTTGGCCGACCGCCGCTTCGGGGCCCCCTCCGGAGCCGGCGGCGGTGAGCCACCGGCGCCCACGCGCCCGCCGTACGGAGGGGGCCGACCGCCGGAGGGGAGGCCCCGCCGGCNNCNNNNTGCCGGAGGCGGATCCCGCCCGCCGGGACGGCGCCCCGGCCGTCACCGCGCGCCGCCGCCCGCGCCCGTGTCGTCCTCCGTCCCGCTGCGCGCCCGTGCCGCGCGCCGCAACCGGTGGTGGCGCGCCTGCGCCTGCTCCGTCACCGCGTCGCCGACCATCGTCCGCACCACGTCCCGCAGCCCGTGCAGGGCGGGGTTCCGTGCCGGCCCGGCGCCCGGGTCGCTGCGCAGCTCCTTCAGCAGCGCCCAGCACAGGCAGAGCATCACGACCACGAACGGCAGCGCCACCAGGATCGTCGCCGTCTGGAGGGAACCGAGGCCGCCGACGACCAGCAGCACCGCCGCGACCGTCGCCATCAGCACGCCCCAGCCCACCACCAGCCACGTCGGCGGATGCAGCGCGCCCCGGCTGGTCAGCGAGCCCATCACCAGCGACGCCGAGTCCGCGCTCGTCACGAAGTACGTCATCACCAGCACCATCGCCGTGAACGACGTGACCGCCCCGGCCGGCAGCGCGTCCAGCATCGCGAACAGGGACGCCTCCGCCCCGTCCCGCACGGAGTCCGCCAGGTCCGCCGCCCCGGTCGACTGCAACCGCAGCGCCGAGCCGCCCATCACGCTGAACCAGACGACCGTCGCGCCGCCCGGCACCAGCAGCACCCCGGTCAGGAACTCGCGGACCGTCCGGCCGTGTGAGATCCGGGCGATGAAGGTCCCCACGAACGGGGCCCACGACAGCCACCACGCCCAGTAGAAGATCGTCCACGTTCCCAGCCAGGCGTGCTCGGAGAACGCGCCCGTCCGTGTCGCCATCGGCAGCAGCTCCTCCAGGTAGCCGCCGATCGCCGCCGGGATCGAGTCGAGGATGTACACCGTCGGCCCGATCAGGAAGACGAAGGCCGTCAGTGCCGCCGCGAGCACGATGTTCAGCGTCGACAGCCACTTGACGCCCCGGTGCAGCCCGGAGAACGCCGACAACACGAACGCCGCCGACAGCACCGCGATGACCAGCAGCTGCGTCGTGCGGTCCGCCGCCACCCCGGTCGTCAGCTCCAGGCCCTCGGCCACCTGCAGCGCGCCCAGGCCCAGGCTGGTCGCCGTGCCGAACACCGTCGCGAACACCGCGAGCAGGTCGATCAGCCGGCCCGGCCACGACTCCGCCCGCCGGGCGCCGATCAGCGGCACGAACGCCGAGCTCAGCCGGTTCCCGCGCCCCTTGCGGAACCCGGCGTACGCCAGGGCGAGCCCGACGATGCCGTAGATCGCCCACGGGGTGAGCGTCCAGTGGAAGAACGAGTACTCCATCGCCGTACGGGCCGCGGCGGCCGATCCGGCGCGCACCCCGGTCGCCGGCGGCGGGCTCAGGTAGTGCGTGAGCGGCTCCCCGACCCCGTAGAACACCAGCCCGATGCCCATCCCGGCGCTGAACATCATCGCGATCCACGCGAGGTTGCCGAACTCCGGCTCGGAGTCGTCCGCGCCCAGCCGGATCCGCCCGAACCGGCCGGCCGCGATCACCAGGCACAGCACCAGGAACACGTCGGCGGCCACCACGAACAGCCAACCGAAGTTGCCCAGGGTCCAGGACAGGCCCGCGGACGACGCGCGGGCGAAGGACCGCCCGCCCAGCCAGGCCCACAGCACCAGGGCGAGGACGGCGGCGAAGCCGATCGCCACGACGGCGCGGTCCGGCGAAGGCGCCGCGGGACGCTCGAAGGCGGTGGCGGGTGGCGGCCGGTCCGTCGGTTCCGTGCTCATGGCGCCTCACTATGGTGGGGGACGGCCGCGCGCGGAGGGGGGCACGCCGTCCGGGCCTCCGGACGGGGGCGCCCCGGTGCGGCCGTCCGGTCGACGGCGGGAGGGCGAAGGTGGCGGACGCGGCGGTGGGCGGGGCCGCACACGTGCTCGTGGCGGTCGACAAGTTCAAGGGGTCCCTCACGGCCGCGCAGGTGGCACGGCGGGTGACGGCGGGGCTCCGGCGCGCCGCCCCGGGCGTCCCGGTGCAGGCCCTGCCCGTCGCGGACGGCGGTGACGGCACGGTCGAGGCCGCGGTGGCGGCCGGATTCGAACGCCGCGAGGTCCGCGTGACCGGCCCGCTGGGCGGGCCCGTGACGGCGGCGTTCGCCCTGCGCGGTGACACGGCGATCGTGGAGATGGCGGAGGCGTCCGGTCTGCGGCTGCTCCCCGAGGGCGTCCGGGCGCCCCTGACGGCCACCACCCGCGGCTTTGGCGAGCTGCTGCGCGCCGCACTCGACGCGGGGGCCCGCACCCTCGTCCTCGGCGTGGGCGGCAGCGCCACCACCGACGGCGGCGCCAGCATGCTCATCGCGCTCGGCGCGCAGTTCCTGGACGCGGAGGGTGAACCCGTCGGCCCCGGCGGCGGCGGCCTGCGCGCCCTGGCGGCGGCCGACCTGTCGCGGCTGGACCCGCGCCTCGCCGACGTGGAACTGGTGCTCGCCGGCGACGTGGACAACCCGCTGACCGGCCCGGAGGGCGCCCCGGCGGTGTTCGGCCCGCAGAAGGGCGCGACCCGCGACGACGTGCGGGCCCTGGAGGCGGCGCTCGTATGGTACGTCGAGGTGCTGGCGGGGGCGGTGGGCCCGCNCGCCGCCGAGGCGGCCGTCGCGCCGGGCGCCGGCGGCGGGGGCGGCACCGGCTACGGCGCCCTGGTCGGCCTGGGCGCGGTCTTCCGCCCCGGCATCGACCTGATGCTGGACGTCCTGGGCTTCCCCGAGGCCCTCAGCCGGGCCGCCCTCGTGATCACCGGCGAGGGCTCCCTCGACGAGCAGACCCTGCGCGGCAAGGCCCCGGCGGGCGTCGCCGCGGCGGCCCGCGCGGCGGGGGTCGACACCGTCGCGGTCTGCGGCCGGCTGGCGCTGTCCCCGCAGGCGCTCGCCCGGACGGGCATCCGCCGCGCCTACCCGCTGACGGACCTGGAGCCGGACCCCGCCGTGTGCATGGCGCAGGCCGGTCCGCTCGTGGAGCGCGCGGCCGCGGCCGTCGCCCGCGACTTCCTCACCTGACCCCGCGGACGGCCGCCCCGGCGCCCGGGGCCGCTGCGTGCCGAGGCACCCGGCCCCTTCCGGTCCGGGCACCCGGCCCGGGGCCCCGGACCCCGGGTCTCCGGTACGGGGGCCGGATCGTTCACCGTCCCCGGGTACGCCACCGACCCGGCGGGGGAGCCGCGCCCCACCACGTACTCCTACAAGGAGCTCGGCTGAGGGCGCACGGAAGGAGGGGCCCGGACGCGCCACCGCGTCCGAGCCCCTCCTCGTGTCCTTCGCCTACGGCAGTTGCGCCGCCCGCGCCTCCCGGCTCTCGCGCCGGTGGTCGCGGAAGGTGTTCACCCGCCGCGCCGTCGCGAAGAGCGGGATCACCGCGCCCAGCACGACCTGCAGCGCGCAGCCCGTCTGGAGCAGCAGCTGGCCGCCCGGGGCGTCGAACGCCCACGCCGCCAGCATGGCCATCGCGCCCACGATCCAGCTCAGCATCGCCACCGCGAGGACCCCCCGCGGCTTGGGGTACTCGACGCGGCTCACCATCAGCCACGCCGTACCGACGATCGCCAGCAGCGTCGGGATGAACGGCAGCTCCAGCAGCACGATCGACACGACGGTCAGCGCGCCGAACGGGCTCGGCATGCCCTGGAACATGCCGTCCTTCATCGTCACGACCGAGAACCTCGCCAGCCGCATCACGACGGCGAGCAGCACCACGATCGCCGCCACCGCGGACACCCGCTGGTGCGCGTCGTCCGCGACCATCCCGTACACGAGGACGAAGTACGCCGGGGCCAGACCGAAGCTGATCAGGTCCGACAGGTTGTCCAGCTCGGCGCCCATCGGCGACGAGCGGAGCTTGCGCGCCACCAGACCGTCGAACAGGTCGAAGATCGCGGCGCACAGCATCAGTATCACGGCCGTCGCGGCGGAGTGCCGGGCCATGCCCGTCTCTTCGCTGCCCATGAGGTGCGGGATGAGGATGCCGGTGGTGGTGAAGTACACCGCCATGAAGCCGCAGGTGGCGTTACCCAGCGTGAGGGTGTCGGCTATCGACAGGCGGAGCGACAGCGGCATCTCCTCCTGCTCCCCGGCGCCGTCCTCGCCGTCGGCGGCCCAGTCCGCCGGTCGCTCGGGATCAATCACGGTCAATGCGAGTCACCCCCGCGGTCGTGGTCTGGCCGACCTCGACGGCGACGTCCACACCTTCCGGGAGGTAGATGTCGACCCGCGAGCCGAAGCGGATCAGGCCGATCCGATCACCCTGCTCGACCTTGGCACCCCGTGAGAGGTACGGCACGATGCGCCGGGCCACCGCGCCGGCGATCTGCACCATCTCGATGTCGCCGAGCTCGGTGTCGAAGTGCCAGACGACGCGCTCGTTGTTCTCGCTCTCCTTGTTGAACGCCGGCACGAAGCCGCCGGGGATGTGCTCCACCGACGTCACCGTCCCCGCCAGCGGGGCGCGGTTGACGTGCACGTTCAGCGGGCTCATGAAGATGGCGACCCGGGTGCGCCCGTCCTTCCACGGCATGATGCTCTGCACCACCCCGTCGGCGGGCGAGATGACCCTGCCCTGCGCGATCTCGCGCTCGGGGTCGCGGAAGAACCACAGCATGCCGGCCGCGAGCGCGGTGGTCGGGACGGCGAACGCCGCGGCGCGCCGGGAGCGGCGCGCGCGGACGAGGCTTGCTGCTGCGGTGGCGACGGTCGGCAGGAGCCACGGCGATGCTCCGCGCGCGAGGCGTACGCCGGCGAGGCGGGCGCGAGGTGCAGAGGTTTGGCTGTGGGGCATGAATGACCTTCGTAGCGGATGAGGCCGCGCTCGGGAACGGGGGACGGCGGCTTTTCGGCGATGCTATCGGGTGCGGGCCACAACTGGGCAAGCCAGAAGCCGAGTCCACGGCCGGAAGAAGATGACCGGATGTGATCCCCTTCGCGGTCGTACCGCCTCAAAACCCACCATCAGCCCTGGACCCGGTACTCCTCGAGGAGGCGACGCCCGATGATCATTTTCTGGATCTCGGCGGTGCCTTCACCGATGAGCAGCATCGGCGCCTCCCGGTAGAGGCGCTCGATCTCGTACTCCTTGGAGAACCCGTAGCCTCCGTGGATGCGGAAGGCGTCCTCCACGACCTCCTTGCAGTACTCGGAGGCCAGGTACTTGGCCATCCCTGCTTCAAGATCGTTTCGTTCCCCTGAGTCCTTTTTGCGAGCCGCGTTGACCATCATGGCATGAGCAGCCTCTACTTTGGTAGCCATTTCGGCCAATTTGAACTGAATCGCCTGATGCTGGGCGATCGGCTTGCCGAAGGTGCGGCGCTGCTGGGCGTACTCCACGCCCAGCTCGAAGGCGCGCTGGGCGACGCCGCAGCCGCGGGCCGCCACGTTCACCCGGCCCACCTCCACGCCGTCCATCATCTGGTAGAAGCCCCGGCCGGTGGCCCCGCCCAGGACGCGGTCGGCCGGAACGCGCAGCCCGTCCATGATCAGCTCGGTGGTGTCGACCCCCTTGTAGCCCATCTTGTCGATCTTGCCGGGGATGGTCAGGCCGGGCCGGACCTCGCCGAAGCCCGGCTCCTTCTCCACCAGGAAGGTCGTCATCGACCGGTGCGGGGCCGTGCCCTCGGGGTGTCCTTCGTCACTCCGGACCAGCACGGCCACCAGGGTGGAGGTGCCGCCGTTGGTCAGCCACATCTTCTGGCCGGTCAGGACGTACTCGTCGCCGTCCCGCACCGCCTTCGAGGTGATGGCCGACACGTCCGAGCCGAGTCCCGGCTCCGACATCGAGAACGCGCCGCGCACCTCGCCCGCCGCCATCCGCGGCAGGAACGCGTCCTTCTGCTCCCGCGTGCCGTGCTGCTTGATCATGTACGCGACGATGAAGTGGGTGTTGATGATGCCCGACACCGACATCCAGCCGCGGGCGATCTCCTCCACGCACAGCGCGTACGTCAGGAGCGACTCGCCCAGGCCCCCGTACTCCTCGGGGATCATCAGGCCGAACAGCCCCAGCTCCCTGAGCCCGTCGACGATCTGCTGCGGGTACTCGTCCCGGTGCTCCAGCTCGGTCGCGACCGGGATGATCTCCTTGTCGACGAACGCCCGGACGGTGGACACGATCTCCTGCTGGACGTCGGTGAGACCGTGGGTCTGCGCGAGTCGGGCCATGGCTACTTCTCCTGCGTCTTCGGTTCCGAACGGGGGGTGCCGTCCTGCNGGGGNGCCGGCCGGGNNNGGGGGGAGACGGCCGGGCGGCCGGGCTGCTCGCCGCCGCGCTCCTCGACGTACGCCGCGGTGGGGACCATCACCCTGCGGCGGAAGACGCACACCAGCGTGCCGTCCTGCTTGTGGCCCCTGGTCTCGACGTGGACGATCCCGCGGTCGCCCTTCGACTTCGACGGCCGCTTGTCGAGGACCGTCGTCTCGCCGTAGATCGTGTCGCCGTGGAAGGTCGGCGCCACGTGCCGCAGCGACTCGACCTCCAGGTTGGCGATCGCCTTGCCGGAGACGTCCGGCACGGACATGCCCAGCAGCAGCGAGTACACGTAGTTCCCGACGACGACGTTCCGGCCGAAGTCGGTCGCCCGCTCCGCGTAGTGCGCGTCCATGTGGAGCGGGTGGTGGTTCATCGTCAGGAGGCAGAAGAGGTGGTCGTCGTACTCGGTGACCGTCTTCCCCGGCCAGTGCCGGTAGACGGCCCCGACCTCGAACTCCTCGTAGGTGCGTCCGAACTGCATCCGCCTCACGCCTCCGGGATCTCGAACGTGCTGGTGCGCCGCATCCCGGCGGCCCGGCCCTTGCCCGCGACGACCAGGGCCATCTTCCGGCTCGCCTCGTCGATCATCTCGTCGCCGAGCATCGCGGAGCCCTTCCGGCCGCCCGCCTCGGACGTGTGGTACTCGTACGCGTCCAGGATCAGCTCGGCGTGGTCGTAGTCCTCCTGCGACGGGGAGAACACCTCGTTGGCCGCCTCGACCTGGCCGGGGTGGAGCACCCACTTGCCGTCGAAGCCCAGCGCGGCGGCGCGGCCGGCGACCGCGCGGAAGCCCTCCACGTTCCTGATCTGGAGGTAGGGGCCGTCGATCGCCTGGAGGTCGTTGGCGCGGGCCGCCATGAGGATCTTCATCAGGATGTAGTGGTAGGCGTCCGCCGGGTAGCCGGGCGGCTGCTCGCCGACCACCAGCGACTTCATGTTGATCGACGCCATGAAGTCGGCCGGGCCGAAGATGATCGTCTCGAGGCGCGGCGACGCCTGGGCGATCTCGTTGACGTTGTTCAGCCCGCGGGCGTTCTCGATCTGCGCCTCGATGCCGATGCGGCCGACCTCGAAGCCCATCGTCTTCTCGATCTGCGTCAGCAGCAGGTCCAGGGCGACGACCTGTGAGGCGTCCTGCACCTTCGGCAGCATGATGCAGTCGAGGTTCGGGCCGGCGCCCTCGACGACCGTGACGACGTCCCGGTACGTCCAGTGGGTCGTCCAGTCGTTCACCCGTACGACGCGGGTCTTGCCCGTCCAGTCGCCCTCGTTGAGGAACTTCACGATCGTGTGCCGCGCCTCGGGCTTGGCGAGCGGCGCGCAGGCGTCCTCCAGGTCCAGGAACACCTGGTCGGCCGCCAGGCCCTGGGCCTTCTCCAGGAAGCGCGGGTTCGAGCCCGGCACCGCCAGGCAGGAGCGGCGGGGGCGCAGCCGGTTCACGGCGGGGGNGGGNCGCGCGGGGGACGGCTGGGCCGGCGTGGTCTCGGTCATGCGGGGACCTCCGTGTTCTCGAGGGGGCGGAGCCCGTTGGCTTTGCGGATCTCGTCGACGATACGACCGATGATCTCCGTGATCCCGAAGTCCTTCGGGGTGAAGACGGCGGCCACACCCGCACGCCTCAGTTCGGCGTCGTCGGCGTTCGGGATGATCCCGCCGACGACGACCGGGACGTCGGCCGCGCCGGCGTCCCGCAGCCGGCCCAGCACGTCCGGCACCAGCTCGGCGTGCGAGCCGGACAGGATGGACAGCCCCACGCAGTGCACGTCCTCCGCGAGCGCGGCGTCCACGATCTGCTCCGGGGTGAGCCGGATGCCCTGGTAGACCACCTCGAAGCCGGCGTCCCTGGCCCGTACGGCGATCTGCTCGGCGCCGTTGGAGTGGCCGTCCAGGCCCGGCTTGCCGACCAGCAGCCGCAGCCGCCCCGCGCCCAGCTCGGCGGCCGTCCGGGCGGTCTTCTCCCGGACGGTCGCGAGCGGGGTCCCCTCCTCGGCCGCCACCGCCAGGGGGGCGGACGAGACGCCGGTCGGCGCGCGGAACTCGCCGAACACGTCGCGCAGCGCCCACGCCCACTCCCCGGTGGTGACCCCCGCACGGGCGCACTCCAGGGTGGCGGCGAAGAGGTTCCCGTC
It includes:
- a CDS encoding acyl-CoA dehydrogenase family protein, whose translation is MARLAQTHGLTDVQQEIVSTVRAFVDKEIIPVATELEHRDEYPQQIVDGLRELGLFGLMIPEEYGGLGESLLTYALCVEEIARGWMSVSGIINTHFIVAYMIKQHGTREQKDAFLPRMAAGEVRGAFSMSEPGLGSDVSAITSKAVRDGDEYVLTGQKMWLTNGGTSTLVAVLVRSDEGHPEGTAPHRSMTTFLVEKEPGFGEVRPGLTIPGKIDKMGYKGVDTTELIMDGLRVPADRVLGGATGRGFYQMMDGVEVGRVNVAARGCGVAQRAFELGVEYAQQRRTFGKPIAQHQAIQFKLAEMATKVEAAHAMMVNAARKKDSGERNDLEAGMAKYLASEYCKEVVEDAFRIHGGYGFSKEYEIERLYREAPMLLIGEGTAEIQKMIIGRRLLEEYRVQG
- a CDS encoding phosphatidylserine decarboxylase produces the protein MPHSQTSAPRARLAGVRLARGASPWLLPTVATAAASLVRARRSRRAAAFAVPTTALAAGMLWFFRDPEREIAQGRVISPADGVVQSIMPWKDGRTRVAIFMSPLNVHVNRAPLAGTVTSVEHIPGGFVPAFNKESENNERVVWHFDTELGDIEMVQIAGAVARRIVPYLSRGAKVEQGDRIGLIRFGSRVDIYLPEGVDVAVEVGQTTTAGVTRIDRD
- the pssA gene encoding CDP-diacylglycerol--serine O-phosphatidyltransferase, which encodes MIDPERPADWAADGEDGAGEQEEMPLSLRLSIADTLTLGNATCGFMAVYFTTTGILIPHLMGSEETGMARHSAATAVILMLCAAIFDLFDGLVARKLRSSPMGAELDNLSDLISFGLAPAYFVLVYGMVADDAHQRVSAVAAIVVLLAVVMRLARFSVVTMKDGMFQGMPSPFGALTVVSIVLLELPFIPTLLAIVGTAWLMVSRVEYPKPRGVLAVAMLSWIVGAMAMLAAWAFDAPGGQLLLQTGCALQVVLGAVIPLFATARRVNTFRDHRRESREARAAQLP
- a CDS encoding TipAS antibiotic-recognition domain-containing protein; this translates as MDEQYADECRRALAAEQARSLSQTNDWEHVDRDRVHRDWDTLYREIAARLDDSLPTDPHIQELVGRHFEIASRFYTPSREAYVGMALLYAEDAPMREFHNSYHPRMVGFLGEAMEAYAERGAGFAA
- a CDS encoding glycerate kinase, encoding MADAAVGGAAHVLVAVDKFKGSLTAAQVARRVTAGLRRAAPGVPVQALPVADGGDGTVEAAVAAGFERREVRVTGPLGGPVTAAFALRGDTAIVEMAEASGLRLLPEGVRAPLTATTRGFGELLRAALDAGARTLVLGVGGSATTDGGASMLIALGAQFLDAEGEPVGPGGGGLRALAAADLSRLDPRLADVELVLAGDVDNPLTGPEGAPAVFGPQKGATRDDVRALEAALVWYVEVLAGAVGP
- a CDS encoding BCCT family transporter, which gives rise to MSTEPTDRPPPATAFERPAAPSPDRAVVAIGFAAVLALVLWAWLGGRSFARASSAGLSWTLGNFGWLFVVAADVFLVLCLVIAAGRFGRIRLGADDSEPEFGNLAWIAMMFSAGMGIGLVFYGVGEPLTHYLSPPPATGVRAGSAAAARTAMEYSFFHWTLTPWAIYGIVGLALAYAGFRKGRGNRLSSAFVPLIGARRAESWPGRLIDLLAVFATVFGTATSLGLGALQVAEGLELTTGVAADRTTQLLVIAVLSAAFVLSAFSGLHRGVKWLSTLNIVLAAALTAFVFLIGPTVYILDSIPAAIGGYLEELLPMATRTGAFSEHAWLGTWTIFYWAWWLSWAPFVGTFIARISHGRTVREFLTGVLLVPGGATVVWFSVMGGSALRLQSTGAADLADSVRDGAEASLFAMLDALPAGAVTSFTAMVLVMTYFVTSADSASLVMGSLTSRGALHPPTWLVVGWGVLMATVAAVLLVVGGLGSLQTATILVALPFVVVMLCLCWALLKELRSDPGAGPARNPALHGLRDVVRTMVGDAVTEQAQARHHRLRRAARARSGTEDDTGAGGGAR
- a CDS encoding HpcH/HpaI aldolase/citrate lyase family protein is translated as MNRLRPRRSCLAVPGSNPRFLEKAQGLAADQVFLDLEDACAPLAKPEARHTIVKFLNEGDWTGKTRVVRVNDWTTHWTYRDVVTVVEGAGPNLDCIMLPKVQDASQVVALDLLLTQIEKTMGFEVGRIGIEAQIENARGLNNVNEIAQASPRLETIIFGPADFMASINMKSLVVGEQPPGYPADAYHYILMKILMAARANDLQAIDGPYLQIRNVEGFRAVAGRAAALGFDGKWVLHPGQVEAANEVFSPSQEDYDHAELILDAYEYHTSEAGGRKGSAMLGDEMIDEASRKMALVVAGKGRAAGMRRTSTFEIPEA
- a CDS encoding type II toxin-antitoxin system VapB family antitoxin, whose translation is MAKVNIVLDAELVVEVMVLAGVGSPQDAVELVVRDYIERGHRTEARVVPREDDPRRPETGQREQG